In Elusimicrobiota bacterium, a genomic segment contains:
- the rpsB gene encoding 30S ribosomal protein S2, whose product MINVSMKAMLEAGVHFGHQTRRWNPKMGKFIFGERNSIHIIDLQKTVKEIKKVYAFVKDQAALGKAFLFVGTKKQAQEILRAEAERCGASYVCDKWLGGTLTNFSTLRKSVARLEELEKWQNEGVFNILSKKEVARLSKEMARLKKVLAGIRHMDKLPQILFVIDPVEEDLAVAEARRLKIPIVAVCDTDCDPDLIDHPIPGNDDAARSIKLFCGIIASAVAEGKAAHEAQKSAGVQQAEQAMLASQEAVVSEDAAPVEPAPGA is encoded by the coding sequence ATGATCAACGTATCCATGAAGGCCATGCTGGAAGCCGGGGTCCATTTCGGGCATCAGACCCGCCGCTGGAACCCGAAGATGGGAAAATTCATTTTTGGCGAGCGCAACAGCATACACATCATTGACCTCCAAAAGACGGTCAAGGAGATCAAGAAAGTTTACGCTTTCGTCAAGGATCAGGCGGCGCTGGGCAAGGCTTTCCTGTTTGTGGGAACCAAGAAGCAGGCCCAGGAAATACTCAGGGCCGAGGCGGAGCGCTGCGGCGCCTCCTACGTCTGCGACAAATGGCTGGGAGGGACTCTCACCAATTTCTCCACCCTGCGCAAGTCGGTGGCCAGGCTCGAGGAGCTCGAGAAATGGCAGAACGAGGGCGTGTTCAATATTCTCTCGAAGAAGGAAGTGGCTCGCTTGAGCAAGGAGATGGCTAGGCTCAAGAAGGTTCTTGCCGGCATCCGGCACATGGACAAACTGCCCCAGATCCTTTTCGTCATCGACCCCGTGGAAGAGGATCTGGCCGTGGCAGAGGCCCGGCGCCTCAAGATCCCCATCGTGGCCGTCTGCGACACGGACTGCGACCCGGATCTCATCGATCATCCCATCCCCGGCAATGACGATGCCGCCAGGTCCATCAAGCTCTTCTGCGGCATCATCGCCAGCGCCGTGGCCGAGGGCAAGGCCGCGCACGAGGCGCAGAAGAGTGCTGGAGTGCAGCAGGCGGAGCAGGCCATGCTCGCGTCACAGGAGGCTGTGGTTTCCGAGGATGCCGCTCCCGTGGAACCTGCTCCGGGAGCTTGA
- a CDS encoding glycine--tRNA ligase subunit alpha yields MTFQDLIVELQRFWAREGCLLIQPYDMEKGAATFNPATFFGALGPAPTAVAYPEPCRRPADGRYGDNPNRLGKYYQFQVLLKPVPPKVTDIYLRSLKAVGLDPKKHDLRWIEDDWESPTLGASGLGWEVWLDGMEITQFTYFQQMGSMPLFPVSVEITYGLERIALYLQKKSNVYALDFNDRLLYGDLHQENERQFSRYHFEESDPEMLGRHFCDWEREGERLAAARLPLPAYDCVMRVSHLFNMLEARGAISVTERAQYIARVRNLARKVMTLYLEMNAPAAPEPSHG; encoded by the coding sequence TTGACCTTCCAAGACCTGATCGTCGAGCTCCAGCGCTTCTGGGCGCGGGAGGGCTGCCTTTTGATACAGCCTTACGACATGGAGAAGGGTGCCGCGACTTTCAACCCGGCGACTTTCTTCGGGGCCCTGGGCCCGGCTCCCACGGCCGTTGCCTACCCGGAGCCCTGCCGCAGGCCCGCGGACGGGCGTTACGGGGACAACCCCAACCGCCTCGGGAAATACTATCAGTTCCAGGTTCTCTTGAAGCCAGTGCCTCCCAAGGTCACTGACATCTACCTGCGCTCCTTGAAGGCCGTGGGGCTCGATCCTAAGAAGCACGACCTGCGCTGGATCGAGGACGACTGGGAATCCCCCACCTTGGGGGCCTCTGGCCTGGGCTGGGAGGTGTGGCTCGACGGAATGGAAATCACTCAATTCACCTACTTCCAACAGATGGGCTCCATGCCGCTTTTCCCCGTGAGCGTCGAGATCACCTATGGCCTTGAGCGCATCGCGCTTTATCTGCAGAAGAAAAGCAACGTTTACGCGCTCGACTTTAACGACCGCCTCCTTTACGGGGACTTGCATCAGGAGAACGAACGGCAGTTTTCCCGCTACCATTTCGAGGAGTCCGACCCCGAGATGCTGGGCCGGCACTTTTGCGACTGGGAGCGGGAGGGCGAGCGGCTGGCCGCGGCGCGCCTGCCCCTGCCGGCCTACGATTGCGTGATGAGGGTCTCGCATCTCTTCAATATGCTTGAGGCGCGCGGGGCCATTTCCGTGACCGAAAGGGCTCAATACATCGCGCGGGTGAGGAATCTCGCGCGCAAGGTCATGACCCTGTACCTGGAGATGAATGCCCCGGCCGCGCCGGAGCCGAGCCATGGCTAA
- a CDS encoding SDR family oxidoreductase, which translates to MKKKPRILVIGATGLVGQALLRAWEKRAVPGAAGTSLAQSFENCLPLDITDASSVERILAELRPDAVFLPAANPHVDYCESHPEETRRVNIDGSLNVLRCCRRHGCKMVFFSSDYVFDGLRGPYAEKDSVSPINEYGRQKAAVEEEMLKEAGGHLVLRISAAYGWHWLPKNFVLQIREKLGAGQSLPVAADIRSNPTYAENLAELAVDLVLKGESGLFHLVGSECLSRYDFAVAAARTFGLEAGLVRPVPSRSLSLAARRPPFSSLKTDKLQRALGVSPLGAGEGLRAMASFESQWRIWYNKKIK; encoded by the coding sequence ATGAAAAAAAAGCCCCGCATCCTCGTTATAGGCGCCACCGGCCTCGTCGGCCAGGCGTTGCTCCGGGCCTGGGAGAAGCGCGCCGTTCCCGGCGCGGCCGGCACCTCGCTTGCTCAGTCGTTCGAGAACTGCCTTCCTTTGGACATCACGGACGCGTCCTCGGTGGAGAGAATCCTGGCCGAGCTCCGACCCGACGCCGTTTTCCTTCCCGCGGCCAATCCCCACGTGGATTATTGCGAGTCTCACCCGGAGGAGACTCGCAGGGTGAATATAGATGGAAGTCTTAATGTCCTCCGGTGCTGCCGCCGGCATGGATGCAAAATGGTCTTTTTTTCCTCAGACTACGTCTTCGACGGTCTCCGGGGACCTTACGCCGAGAAGGATTCCGTCAGCCCCATCAACGAGTACGGCCGGCAGAAGGCCGCGGTCGAGGAGGAGATGCTCAAGGAGGCCGGCGGTCATCTTGTGCTGCGGATTTCGGCCGCTTACGGCTGGCATTGGCTGCCCAAGAATTTCGTGCTCCAAATAAGGGAGAAGCTGGGAGCGGGGCAGAGCCTGCCAGTGGCCGCGGATATCCGCTCCAACCCCACCTACGCGGAGAATCTGGCCGAGCTGGCCGTGGATCTGGTGCTCAAGGGCGAGAGCGGGCTTTTCCACTTGGTCGGGAGTGAATGCCTGTCGCGCTACGATTTTGCCGTGGCGGCGGCGCGGACCTTCGGCCTCGAGGCCGGCCTTGTGCGCCCCGTCCCGAGCCGGTCCTTGTCGCTCGCGGCCAGGCGTCCCCCGTTTTCCTCCCTGAAGACGGACAAGCTGCAGAGGGCCTTGGGAGTTTCACCCTTGGGCGCCGGCGAGGGACTGCGCGCCATGGCCTCCTTTGAATCTCAATGGCGAATTTGGTACAATAAAAAGATAAAGTAA
- the recO gene encoding DNA repair protein RecO, whose product MIVNACAMVLGRRPYREADRLATLYTDSWGKLTVRFVGVDKPGRKLKALSEPLVWGEYRLYLSPRLDMGKVIGGRIISTFPSIRRDLRRTALALSFCEWLSGLAPERSPNEEKYELLSSVVASMEEAEASPWHELAYGLRLMRLLGYGMSRCPDGPERAPLWRALHEAPWRELETCPDHPGLRAKWTSRLHEAVRAQLGRPLNCQDFLEALPCRRH is encoded by the coding sequence ATGATCGTCAACGCCTGCGCCATGGTGCTGGGGCGCCGCCCCTACCGCGAGGCAGACCGCCTGGCCACCCTTTACACGGACTCCTGGGGCAAACTCACCGTGCGCTTCGTGGGAGTAGATAAGCCCGGGCGCAAGCTTAAGGCCTTGTCGGAGCCCCTGGTCTGGGGAGAGTACCGCCTTTATTTGAGCCCGCGCCTGGACATGGGCAAGGTGATCGGCGGGCGCATCATCTCCACGTTCCCGTCCATTCGCCGCGATCTGCGACGCACGGCCCTGGCTCTCTCATTTTGCGAGTGGCTTTCGGGACTCGCGCCGGAACGCTCCCCTAACGAGGAGAAATACGAGCTCTTGAGCTCCGTCGTGGCCAGCATGGAAGAAGCAGAGGCATCGCCCTGGCACGAGCTTGCCTACGGCCTGCGCCTCATGCGTCTTTTGGGGTACGGGATGAGCCGCTGCCCGGACGGTCCGGAGCGCGCCCCGCTTTGGAGGGCCCTGCACGAGGCCCCTTGGCGGGAGTTGGAGACTTGTCCCGACCATCCTGGGCTCCGCGCGAAATGGACGAGCCGCCTCCACGAGGCGGTGCGGGCCCAGCTTGGGCGGCCCCTGAATTGCCAGGATTTTCTCGAGGCCCTGCCATGTCGGCGGCATTGA
- the tsf gene encoding translation elongation factor Ts — protein sequence MPLPWNLLRELEMADMNRLIVDLREKTGAGIMDCKKALVESNGKFEDALVALRKKGLADAAKKSARVTKEGLVAYSVVGKAGAIIELNSETDFVARTPEFGKLASDLARKAAAGEIRSSEQAQPLIQPAFEKLGENIVLRRLERLELEGAGLISGYIHLGGKKGALVQLSCPPTPANPEALAELAKELLLQIVGFSPRYLRREDVPAADVEREKEIYTELLRKEGKPEASIPKIIEGKINKLFYQSFCLLEQVSVRDNKTPVASLIKDAGSKLGGPVAVTRFARYQLGE from the coding sequence ATGCCGCTCCCGTGGAACCTGCTCCGGGAGCTTGAGATGGCCGACATGAACCGATTGATCGTGGATTTACGCGAAAAAACGGGGGCTGGCATCATGGACTGCAAAAAGGCCCTGGTGGAGTCCAATGGCAAGTTCGAGGACGCCCTCGTGGCCTTGCGCAAGAAGGGCTTGGCCGACGCGGCCAAGAAGTCGGCTCGGGTCACCAAGGAGGGCCTGGTGGCCTACTCCGTCGTGGGCAAGGCCGGAGCCATCATCGAGCTCAACAGCGAGACCGATTTCGTGGCCCGCACCCCCGAGTTCGGCAAGCTCGCCTCTGATCTGGCCCGGAAGGCCGCCGCGGGCGAAATCAGGAGCTCAGAGCAGGCCCAACCCCTGATCCAGCCGGCTTTCGAGAAGCTGGGAGAGAACATCGTCCTCAGGCGCTTGGAGCGCCTGGAGCTCGAGGGCGCGGGCCTTATCTCCGGCTACATCCATCTCGGCGGGAAAAAAGGCGCCTTGGTCCAGCTTTCCTGTCCCCCGACCCCCGCCAATCCGGAAGCTCTCGCGGAGCTCGCCAAAGAGCTCTTGCTGCAGATCGTCGGTTTTTCCCCCCGCTATCTCAGGCGCGAGGACGTCCCCGCCGCGGACGTGGAGCGGGAGAAGGAGATATATACCGAGCTCCTGCGCAAGGAGGGCAAGCCAGAGGCCTCGATTCCGAAAATCATCGAGGGAAAGATCAATAAGCTTTTCTACCAGTCCTTCTGCCTTCTCGAGCAGGTGAGCGTACGGGACAATAAGACCCCCGTGGCTTCGCTCATCAAGGACGCCGGCTCCAAGCTCGGAGGCCCGGTGGCCGTGACGCGCTTTGCGCGCTATCAGCTCGGCGAATAA
- a CDS encoding UMP kinase, protein MDSRRVLLKLSGESLCGESGHGINSGALARIAKEIKLAHDRGVQMGVVVGAGNIWRGASDRGEAIGRVTADYMGMLATIINALALQDALEHLGVPTRVQTAIEISKLAEPYIRRRAIRHLEKDRVVIFAGGTGNPYFTTDTAAALRAVEIEAEVLLKATKVDGVYTDDPRVNKKAKKLEHVRFMDSIRNRLRVMDTTALTLCMENRMPVRVFNLSVAGNISRAVAGQKVGTLITE, encoded by the coding sequence ATGGATTCCAGAAGGGTCCTGCTCAAGCTGTCAGGAGAGTCTCTTTGCGGGGAATCCGGCCACGGCATCAATTCCGGGGCCTTGGCCAGGATTGCCAAGGAGATCAAGCTCGCCCACGACCGAGGAGTGCAGATGGGAGTGGTGGTGGGTGCCGGCAACATATGGCGGGGCGCCTCAGATCGCGGTGAAGCCATCGGCCGAGTGACCGCCGACTACATGGGGATGCTTGCCACCATTATCAACGCCCTGGCCCTGCAGGATGCCCTCGAGCATCTGGGCGTTCCCACCCGGGTCCAAACCGCCATTGAGATTTCCAAGCTCGCCGAGCCCTACATCCGCCGGCGGGCCATACGTCACCTCGAGAAGGATAGGGTTGTTATCTTTGCGGGCGGTACTGGAAACCCCTATTTCACCACGGACACTGCCGCGGCCCTGCGCGCCGTGGAGATAGAGGCGGAGGTCTTGCTCAAGGCCACCAAGGTCGACGGCGTTTACACGGACGACCCACGCGTCAACAAGAAGGCCAAGAAGCTGGAGCATGTCCGCTTCATGGATTCGATCCGCAACCGTCTGAGGGTCATGGACACCACGGCTCTGACCCTCTGCATGGAGAACCGCATGCCGGTTCGCGTCTTCAACCTGAGCGTGGCGGGGAACATTTCGCGCGCGGTGGCGGGACAAAAGGTCGGGACTTTGATCACGGAGTGA
- a CDS encoding transglycosylase SLT domain-containing protein, whose product MAKRTVCKLLTFAALAFLCRAADAQAPLESASLGAKERSPLILAAAQTVGLDYMQLRHYYDAAAVRHQQAAPAPAPRAFAAPAGFDPAKLPSQPRKRWAPIVVPPPPHQDKAYRRTFMRLLGHPEKTDRFDAIILKHAQAYHLDPRLLKAIIAAESEFFFGARSPRGARGLMQVMPRTAKEMGVSQDRLTDPEFNIKAGARYLAHLFQRAWRRYKLKGVRFQNAPVWLKARIVAAYNAGPKFLYRDRWYRQTRDYVRKVQMFYRSRVTDFLRSTRSMQQYAAIPVSSSTGTLQ is encoded by the coding sequence ATGGCAAAACGAACCGTCTGCAAACTCCTTACCTTCGCGGCCCTGGCGTTTCTCTGCCGAGCGGCGGACGCTCAAGCTCCTCTGGAATCCGCCTCCTTGGGCGCCAAGGAACGTTCTCCTCTGATTTTGGCCGCGGCGCAAACCGTGGGCCTCGACTACATGCAGCTGCGCCATTACTACGACGCGGCGGCCGTGCGCCACCAGCAGGCCGCTCCCGCTCCCGCTCCACGGGCATTCGCGGCCCCCGCGGGCTTCGACCCCGCGAAGCTTCCCAGCCAGCCCAGGAAGCGCTGGGCGCCCATCGTGGTGCCGCCGCCTCCGCACCAGGACAAGGCCTACCGGCGCACTTTCATGCGCCTTCTGGGCCATCCGGAAAAAACCGACCGTTTTGACGCGATCATCCTCAAGCACGCCCAAGCCTACCACCTGGATCCCCGGCTCCTCAAGGCCATCATCGCCGCCGAGTCCGAGTTCTTCTTCGGCGCGCGATCCCCGCGAGGCGCGCGCGGCCTCATGCAGGTGATGCCTAGAACGGCCAAGGAAATGGGCGTGTCCCAGGACAGATTGACCGACCCGGAATTCAACATCAAGGCCGGTGCCCGCTATCTGGCCCACCTCTTCCAACGCGCCTGGCGCCGCTACAAGCTCAAGGGCGTGCGCTTTCAGAACGCGCCTGTGTGGCTCAAGGCCCGGATCGTTGCCGCCTACAACGCTGGCCCGAAGTTCCTCTATAGGGATCGCTGGTACCGCCAGACCCGGGATTACGTGCGCAAGGTGCAGATGTTCTACCGCTCCAGGGTCACGGACTTCCTGCGCTCGACCCGGTCCATGCAGCAATACGCGGCCATCCCGGTCAGTTCCTCCACCGGCACTTTGCAATAG
- the gmd gene encoding GDP-mannose 4,6-dehydratase, whose protein sequence is MKRALITGVTGQDGAYLAELLLGKGYEVHGIKRRASLFNTDRIDHFFQDPHERPLRFILHYGDMTDSTSLIRVIQQVQPDEIYNLAAQSHVAVSFEEPEYTANADALGALRVLEAIRILGLKHKTRFYQASTSELFGNAPGPQSERTPFHPRSPYGVAKLYAYWITVNYREAYGLYACNGILFNHESPVRGETFVTRKITRGLARIKLGLQEKLYLGNLDAKRDWGHARDYVEMQFLMLQQKEPQDFVIATGLQHSVRQFVEAAAKELGLSLSWRGKGLKERGVLSGSGKEIVSIDPRYFRPTEVNALWGDAAKARRLLGWKPRATFKELVAEMVRTDLSLARFDALRRKRGLSSLRQEDYH, encoded by the coding sequence ATGAAGCGGGCCCTCATCACCGGAGTCACGGGCCAGGATGGCGCCTATCTTGCCGAGCTCCTGCTCGGCAAGGGCTATGAGGTCCACGGCATCAAGCGCCGCGCCTCCCTTTTTAACACCGACCGCATCGACCATTTCTTCCAGGACCCCCACGAGAGGCCCCTGCGCTTCATCCTCCACTATGGAGACATGACCGACTCCACGAGCCTCATCCGAGTCATCCAGCAGGTCCAACCAGATGAGATCTATAATTTGGCCGCCCAAAGCCACGTGGCGGTGAGCTTCGAGGAGCCGGAATACACGGCCAACGCCGACGCCCTGGGGGCCTTGCGCGTGCTCGAGGCCATCCGCATCCTGGGCCTCAAGCATAAGACCCGCTTCTACCAGGCGTCGACCTCGGAACTCTTCGGCAACGCCCCCGGGCCCCAAAGCGAGCGCACCCCCTTCCATCCCCGATCGCCCTACGGGGTCGCCAAGCTCTACGCCTACTGGATCACCGTCAACTACCGGGAGGCCTACGGGCTATACGCCTGCAACGGCATCCTCTTCAACCACGAGTCCCCGGTGCGGGGGGAAACCTTCGTCACGAGAAAAATCACCCGGGGCCTGGCCCGCATCAAACTCGGCCTGCAGGAGAAGCTCTATCTTGGAAATCTCGACGCCAAGCGCGACTGGGGCCACGCCCGGGATTACGTGGAGATGCAGTTCCTGATGCTCCAGCAGAAGGAGCCCCAGGACTTCGTCATCGCCACGGGTCTGCAGCACTCGGTGCGTCAATTCGTCGAGGCCGCAGCCAAGGAATTGGGCTTGTCCCTCTCCTGGAGGGGCAAGGGGCTCAAGGAGCGCGGGGTTCTCTCGGGCTCTGGAAAGGAAATCGTTTCGATCGACCCCCGCTACTTCCGCCCGACCGAGGTCAACGCTCTGTGGGGCGACGCCGCCAAGGCCCGCCGGCTCCTGGGCTGGAAGCCGCGCGCGACCTTCAAGGAGCTGGTCGCGGAAATGGTCCGCACCGACCTCTCCCTGGCCCGCTTCGACGCCCTGCGCCGCAAGCGGGGCCTTTCCTCCCTCCGCCAGGAAGATTACCACTAG
- a CDS encoding NAD+ synthase codes for MKIALAQINTTVSDIRGNVARIRAFAARAAALGADLTVFPEQSLGGYPALDLWEERGFIEANERALRRLAKETEASEMGLLVGLSAGNPRKTGKPVRNAAALLHKGKISVRSKTLLPTYDVFDEARYFEPALSNPPLKFKGVQLGVTICEDAWSRGPGGKRLYRRDPVQAQAKAGAEVLVNISASPFERGKAHARLRLLSEHARTARRPLLYCNLIGGNDEIIFDGRSLALDSRGRLVAAAKAFAEDLLLVDLANVPKPLAAPSPESDISEAGEALCLGIRDYAGKCGFERVLVGLSGGIDSAVVCALAARALGPDKVLGVSMPSMYSSKGSLADARALAQNLGIRHLTLPISGIYRRYMGVLREAFAGKPENLAEQNLQARIRGTLLMALSNKHACMLLSTGNKSELSVGYCTLYGDMSGGLAVLADVPKRTVYELAQWLNRKAGVIPRSSIEKAPSAELRPNQKDQDDLPAYETLDRILEAYIEARLGPEELARTGLDPLLVEDMLNRIDKSEYKRRQAPPSLKISSKAFGVGRRMPLARGSYRA; via the coding sequence GTGAAAATAGCCCTCGCCCAGATCAACACAACTGTCAGCGACATCCGCGGCAACGTCGCCCGCATCCGCGCTTTCGCCGCCAGGGCCGCGGCCCTCGGCGCGGACCTGACGGTATTCCCCGAGCAGAGCCTGGGAGGCTACCCGGCGCTCGACCTCTGGGAGGAGCGGGGCTTCATCGAGGCCAACGAGCGGGCCCTGCGCCGCTTGGCCAAGGAGACCGAGGCCTCGGAGATGGGCCTCTTGGTCGGTCTCTCGGCCGGAAATCCCAGGAAAACCGGCAAGCCCGTCCGCAACGCGGCGGCTCTTCTCCATAAAGGCAAGATATCCGTGCGCTCGAAAACCTTGCTTCCCACCTACGACGTCTTCGACGAGGCCCGTTATTTCGAACCCGCGCTCTCGAACCCGCCCCTCAAATTCAAGGGCGTTCAACTCGGCGTCACCATATGCGAGGACGCTTGGAGCCGCGGACCCGGCGGCAAGCGCCTTTACAGGCGCGACCCGGTGCAAGCCCAGGCCAAGGCCGGAGCCGAAGTCCTCGTCAACATCTCCGCCTCGCCCTTTGAACGGGGAAAGGCCCACGCCAGGCTCAGGCTTCTCTCCGAGCACGCCAGGACCGCCCGCAGGCCCCTTCTTTACTGCAACCTGATCGGAGGCAACGACGAAATCATATTCGACGGCAGGAGCCTGGCCTTGGACTCTCGCGGTCGCCTCGTGGCCGCGGCCAAGGCTTTCGCGGAGGACCTGCTCCTGGTGGATCTGGCCAACGTCCCCAAGCCCTTGGCCGCCCCATCGCCAGAGAGCGATATCTCTGAGGCGGGGGAAGCCCTTTGCCTCGGCATACGGGACTATGCCGGCAAGTGCGGCTTCGAGCGGGTGCTGGTGGGCTTAAGCGGAGGCATCGACTCGGCCGTCGTCTGCGCCCTGGCCGCGCGCGCCTTGGGGCCGGACAAGGTCCTGGGGGTCTCCATGCCTTCCATGTACTCCTCGAAAGGCAGCCTCGCCGATGCCCGGGCCTTGGCCCAAAACCTCGGCATCCGCCACCTCACCTTGCCCATCTCCGGCATCTACCGCCGCTACATGGGCGTCCTGCGCGAGGCTTTCGCGGGCAAGCCGGAGAACCTGGCCGAGCAGAACCTCCAGGCCCGCATCCGGGGGACCTTGCTGATGGCCTTGAGCAACAAGCATGCATGCATGCTTCTTTCCACAGGAAACAAGTCGGAGCTTTCGGTGGGCTATTGCACGCTCTATGGCGACATGAGCGGCGGGCTGGCGGTCCTGGCCGACGTGCCCAAGCGCACGGTCTATGAGCTGGCCCAATGGCTCAACAGGAAGGCGGGGGTCATTCCCAGGAGTTCCATCGAAAAGGCCCCATCCGCCGAGCTGCGCCCCAACCAGAAGGACCAGGACGACCTGCCGGCCTACGAGACCCTCGACAGAATCCTGGAAGCCTACATCGAGGCCCGTCTGGGCCCCGAGGAGCTCGCCAGGACCGGGCTCGACCCGCTACTGGTGGAAGACATGCTCAACCGCATCGACAAGAGCGAATACAAGCGGCGCCAAGCCCCGCCCAGCCTCAAGATTTCCTCGAAGGCCTTCGGCGTGGGCCGCCGCATGCCTCTGGCCCGAGGCTCCTACCGGGCATGA
- a CDS encoding glycine--tRNA ligase subunit beta translates to MAKDFLLEIGVEPLPARFVEPALQDLLARVEAGLKESRLGYSAVRALGTLRRLAVVCQGVEDKSRPLLQEVQGPPARLLRDAQGSFTPQAEGFARKYGLSPAELRIVSTPKGEFLQASVTIPGESAAAILSRVAAAAVAALEFPKSMEWEESRFRFGRPIRSLLVLHGSRVLPLQVAGAKSGRRVDGLAGQGKRPQPITEPGRYQAVLKSLLVIADPRERREALEKGLEACARKLGGRLEADEELVAETVFMTEHPVPVAGSFRKEFLALPAPLIVLVLKKQLKFFPIREGGALTPYFIAVRDGVSEGQKLVREGYERVLEARLSDAAFFIARDRQAGLEGRLGLLSRVTYQKGLGSMADKAVRVGKVSAWLCETLRQDQALEEADVALISRLCYADLVCEVVKEFPELQGIMGGIYARSEGLAERVALGIEEFYLPLGPRSNVPATREGALASLAGKIDTLAGSFAAGAVPTGSADPLALRRQALGSIRILLEKQFPVDLEKAFEFALSLQPMPMAAARSKELGAQFRDFTWARAQSFLEEMGYKADEIRSVRAEGLKNFPRTLKRLSAVHGVRQDPEFEALSGAFKRVSNILRQARIPGENPPQLDRAQLREEAELALYDRLAQIEGQVREKLSRDSFDGGLKALAALKPDLDEFFEHVMVMAEDPGLKTARLGLLGRIARLFNSVADLSEIGLVGPDGR, encoded by the coding sequence ATGGCTAAGGATTTCCTGCTGGAGATCGGGGTAGAGCCTTTGCCCGCGCGCTTTGTCGAGCCCGCCCTTCAAGACCTTTTGGCGCGCGTCGAGGCCGGGCTCAAGGAATCACGCCTCGGGTATTCCGCGGTCAGGGCCCTGGGAACCCTTCGGCGCCTGGCCGTGGTCTGCCAGGGCGTCGAGGATAAATCCCGGCCCTTGCTGCAGGAAGTCCAGGGGCCGCCCGCCCGCCTCTTGAGGGACGCGCAAGGCAGTTTCACTCCCCAGGCCGAGGGTTTCGCCAGGAAGTACGGACTCTCCCCGGCCGAGTTGCGGATCGTCTCCACGCCCAAGGGTGAGTTCCTGCAGGCGAGCGTGACCATTCCCGGCGAATCCGCGGCGGCGATCCTGTCCCGCGTGGCCGCCGCGGCCGTGGCTGCCCTGGAATTTCCGAAGTCGATGGAATGGGAAGAAAGCCGCTTCCGTTTCGGCCGGCCGATCCGGAGCCTCTTGGTCCTGCACGGCTCGCGGGTCCTCCCTCTCCAGGTCGCGGGCGCCAAAAGCGGCCGGCGCGTCGATGGGCTGGCCGGCCAGGGAAAGCGGCCTCAGCCCATCACGGAGCCCGGGCGCTACCAGGCCGTCCTCAAGAGCCTGTTGGTCATCGCCGATCCCCGGGAGCGCCGGGAGGCCCTGGAGAAGGGCCTTGAAGCCTGCGCGCGCAAGCTCGGGGGCCGCTTGGAGGCCGATGAGGAACTCGTGGCCGAGACGGTGTTCATGACTGAACATCCCGTGCCGGTGGCGGGAAGCTTCCGCAAGGAATTCTTGGCGCTGCCCGCGCCGCTCATCGTTTTGGTCCTCAAGAAGCAGCTCAAGTTTTTCCCCATCCGCGAGGGCGGAGCCCTGACTCCCTATTTCATCGCGGTGCGCGACGGCGTCTCCGAGGGCCAGAAGTTGGTCAGAGAGGGCTACGAGCGCGTCTTGGAGGCGCGCTTGAGCGACGCCGCCTTCTTCATCGCTCGCGACAGGCAGGCGGGTCTTGAGGGCAGGCTGGGCCTCCTGTCGCGGGTGACTTACCAGAAGGGGCTCGGAAGCATGGCCGATAAGGCCGTCCGCGTCGGGAAAGTCTCAGCTTGGCTTTGCGAGACCCTGCGCCAGGACCAGGCGCTGGAGGAGGCGGACGTCGCCCTCATCTCGCGACTCTGCTACGCGGACCTGGTTTGCGAGGTGGTCAAGGAGTTCCCGGAGTTGCAGGGAATCATGGGCGGGATCTACGCCCGCTCCGAGGGCTTGGCGGAGCGCGTGGCGCTGGGGATCGAGGAGTTCTACCTGCCCCTGGGCCCCCGTTCCAATGTCCCGGCCACGCGCGAGGGCGCGCTGGCCTCCTTGGCCGGGAAAATAGACACTTTAGCCGGCTCCTTCGCGGCCGGAGCCGTGCCCACGGGCAGCGCCGATCCTCTGGCCCTGCGGCGCCAGGCCTTGGGGTCGATCCGCATCCTTCTCGAGAAGCAATTTCCCGTGGATTTGGAGAAGGCCTTCGAGTTCGCCCTTTCCCTGCAGCCCATGCCCATGGCCGCGGCTCGGTCCAAGGAGCTGGGCGCTCAATTTCGCGACTTTACTTGGGCCCGCGCGCAATCCTTCCTCGAGGAGATGGGATACAAGGCCGACGAGATCCGTTCGGTCCGAGCGGAAGGCCTCAAGAATTTCCCGCGCACCCTGAAACGGCTCTCGGCTGTTCACGGCGTGCGCCAGGACCCGGAATTTGAAGCTCTTTCAGGGGCCTTCAAGCGGGTTTCCAACATCCTGAGGCAGGCTCGGATTCCCGGCGAGAATCCACCCCAGCTCGATCGGGCTCAACTGCGCGAAGAGGCGGAGCTGGCCCTTTACGACCGTCTGGCCCAGATCGAGGGACAGGTGCGCGAGAAGCTTAGCCGGGACAGCTTCGATGGCGGGCTCAAGGCCTTGGCTGCTCTGAAGCCCGACCTCGACGAATTCTTCGAGCATGTGATGGTCATGGCCGAGGACCCGGGCTTGAAGACGGCGAGGCTCGGCCTCTTGGGCAGGATCGCTCGGTTGTTCAACAGTGTCGCCGACCTCTCAGAGATCGGGCTCGTCGGCCCAGATGGCCGCTAG